Part of the Plasmodium vinckei vinckei genome assembly, chromosome: PVVCY_13 genome, TtcagttaaaaaaatattttcaaatgcaaatataatatatcaacAATTTGTTCGTAAATTTTCTgtctataaatttaatataactctcaaaaaaaatcatcatatagaaatagaagaaaaaaaagatttatCAAATTCAATTATGAGCTCTTTAAGTAATTTGGTTGTTACTAAAAAAACTCAACTTACTTCAGATATGCCAAGATGGAGATTaagttttaattatattagaggaaaaaaaaaattaattgttattattcCTAAGCATTTACCTGGAGTAAATATACGCATGTATTATGTTATAGTTGCCTATCGAAGGtgtaagttttttttttagaaatactttatattcatgtttgtgtaatatatattacgtATGAAATATTGTacatgtaaaaatattactaaGCTAGCTAGCTAGCTAGCTATTTGGAATTTTtatgtcattttttttttttttaagattATTCAGGGTTGTTTAATACCATTGGTGATATATACATTCAATTTGAGGGaggatataaaaaacataatgtTGGATATTTCACTATGGCTCGAGCGtaagaaataattttttttaaagtagCATTTCTTTGTTAAGTTAcatgaaaaatatgtacacCCATTTGTGCATTTCAATTTTGATCTcctaacatttttattcatttatgCGATTTATAATGCATAATTGCTTGTtgtcatttatttttttacagtaaataaagaaaaagaaagatTGGATTGTGTAAGTtctattgaaaatatagaaaaaggATATAGAATTTTTCATAAGACGTCGAAGAACCTGGAGGAATGCAGATCAtatctataaaatatgtactaCCTATTGTATATGCAGTAATATATGCAAtcttatatattctttgtGAATAATAAGAcgtattatataattatatttttttatgttttaatattttatggctttatgtttttttttgataatctTAGCATTTGTATAGgactaaaaaatatgcctATACATTTAACCTTAGGGTAAATTAAAGTTTGTGTAAAATTCTTATAATTAGAatgaatttatttgataaaattaaattgaaaaatatggacaattttaatttgttcattttttactaacttatttattaatttttatcctttccatattatatcattagTATGACTAtgttacattttttgttttatataccTACATGTTTCCGTttctcttatttttttgcattttaCGACacttcatatttttaacctttgattatttatatttcttaatatatcacataaaaaaaaatgcatattataattttactatttggcacacattaattatatttacaattttaaaagaaacaaCCATGACATAAAAATGGTATTGACaatgaataaaatttgttgaCCCTAGTTTGCTTACATGTTCATACGAATTAActtcaaattttattattttattaaaaaaaaatgaaataaaaaaggaatgacaaaaaatagagtaaaaaacaaatcaaaaatgataaattgTGACAAATGagctttttaaaaatattagctTTGGTAGTTTTGctaataaatgtaaaaaaaaattttgttgaaaataaaaaattaaattttcccgaagatatatataaatcatatattgATAGTAAACGATGTTATAGGgccaataaaaaatggaatatttTAGGGaagtatattaaaaatagattTGATAAggagaaatatttttacagtTTTATAAAACCGAATGATTCAAAcattgtaaaatataaactatTAAATAGgtatacaaaatttaaggggagtaaaatatttagtagtgaaaataaaaggggggaaaataatgatactTTATCAGAGGGGGAAGAAGAATTTGTGGAATACCAAGaagatataaatgaaaaaaaatttgaaaaagaacaaaatgaGGTAGATGAAGTGAATCCAGatttgaataataaaaagaaaaaggtgataaaaaaagacaagTATGGAATACCAGAGGAAAAGCTAAACATAAGACGATTGCCtaatagtaaaataaaatcaaaatataacttttttaaaataaaaacatataatgaaacagctaatataaattataaaaagaaaaaaatattaacaattaATGAAGGAatacttaaaaataaaaaattatattcacCAGATACTTATACAAGACCTATGATGAGTAAAGTTAAAGAgtcattatttaatatactaGTCCATTTAGGagtatttaattttaataatatgaatgtAATAGATGCTTTTAGTGGGAGTGGAAATTTAGGTATAGAATGCATTTCTAGAGGTCTTAACAATGTAACTTTTGTAGATTTATCATTAAATTCTTGTAGAActatttatgaaaatttaaaattatgtaatatacaacatttaaataataaaataattcgaTCTGATGTAttagaattattaaaaaatccTTTTAAATTTGATGTACTTgacaaatataatttaggGTTTTTTACACCCCCATATGAGCAAATCATATATAGTGAGTTAGTACATAGTATATCTAAAAGTGAATTGTTTGATAATGATGctcttatttttatagagTATCCTAAAGAAATAGATATGTTACCACAAAAGGTTGATAATTTAATTGGTTTAAGAAATCGAAAATTCGGAAGAACTTATTTTGctatatatgttattaaTCATACAGGGAAATACGATCACACTATAAATCAGGAAGAGTTTTATCCATTACATTATAATAGGAAACAACGACGCCAagaaaagtatatataactttAGGCTAATGTATGATGTGTGTTGgatgtgcatatattttttttgtatgctatgtataatttatatatttttaaaatattacttttattttttttcgttttttttgtataactagcttttataaaaaaaaaacacaaataTCGAAATAGTTAATAAGTTTACAAAAAtagaataatataacaaagttacaataatatataattgtgatataaaaaattatgaatgACTTGGTTTGATTTGTCTTTGTCATTATCATgtataacaattttttctttttgataaataacatgttttaaaatattcattaataGAACAAATAAGAATTGCTGTTTTTCTAAAGGAAATGTTTCATAGTTGTTCGAAAATAAGtatatcaattttttaattatttcattagtTTGAATTGTTTTGAAATTGGTTGTAGAGGCTTTTGTAGGAATGGATCTACTCGAATTAGTATCCACACTCGAAACAGGATTTCCAATCTTATTTAATGAACTATTTTCATCACAGTCCTTTTCATGTATATTTATCCTACTTTTGATTATGAAACAGtttaacatatttaatatttttttattactaaaaccattattattaatttgtttgcTAATTagtttataataattattatcttcTTTAACTATAGcatcatttaatttttgtacattttttaataaattatatgtgtTATTAATAGTATcgatttgttttattataatttttttttcttcttcatcatcTATACTTTGTTTTCgtattaatatttcattaagTTTATTGTTTAGTTCTTCCATTTTTTggcattttattaaatgcttatttttattttttaataattgatTTTTCTTTAGTTCAACCTCTTTTATGGATTTCTGTTTTACctcttcatattt contains:
- a CDS encoding N6-adenine-specific methylase, putative yields the protein MSFLKILALVVLLINVKKNFVENKKLNFPEDIYKSYIDSKRCYRANKKWNILGKYIKNRFDKEKYFYSFIKPNDSNIVKYKLLNRYTKFKGSKIFSSENKRGENNDTLSEGEEEFVEYQEDINEKKFEKEQNEVDEVNPDLNNKKKKVIKKDKYGIPEEKLNIRRLPNSKIKSKYNFFKIKTYNETANINYKKKKILTINEGILKNKKLYSPDTYTRPMMSKVKESLFNILVHLGVFNFNNMNVIDAFSGSGNLGIECISRGLNNVTFVDLSLNSCRTIYENLKLCNIQHLNNKIIRSDVLELLKNPFKFDVLDKYNLGFFTPPYEQIIYSELVHSISKSELFDNDALIFIEYPKEIDMLPQKVDNLIGLRNRKFGRTYFAIYVINHTGKYDHTINQEEFYPLHYNRKQRRQEKYI